The following proteins are encoded in a genomic region of Nicotiana sylvestris chromosome 4, ASM39365v2, whole genome shotgun sequence:
- the LOC104213931 gene encoding uncharacterized protein, translating into MPIERLAKWQILLTKFDIVNVTRTTIKVQALADHLAESPVDNEYQPLNTYFPDEEVNSAEVISEDTNAWKMFFDGAVNAKSVGIRAILISPIGQHYPAPARLQFFSTNNTVEYEAYIMRMNMAIDQDVEELLIMGDSNFIIRQSQGEWETRDIKLIPYMQHVEDLSKRFKSVEFRYIPHFHNELTYAVATLASMLPYPGNLHIDPLEIQIQERHGYCNTVEAKSDVRPWYHDIMRFLETKEYPDQANGDQKRTIRRFASDFFLSGEVLYKRTPDLNLLRYVDAEEARRIMYEVHAGVYGPHMNGYVLEKKIL; encoded by the coding sequence ATGCCCATAgagaggttagcaaaatggcagatactgCTCACTAAATTTGACATAGTCAATGTCACCCGCACGACAATAAAAGTTCAGGCTCTAGCAGATCACCTAGCTGAAAGCCCTGTTGATAACGAATATCAGCCCTTGAATACATACTTCCCGGACGAGGAGGTGAATTCAGCTGAGGTAATatcagaagacaccaatgcttggaaaatgttcttcgatggagctgtgaaCGCAAAAAGTGTCGGGATtagggcaattttgatctcacccattGGTCAACACTATCCAGCCCCAGCTCGGCTTCAGTTTTTCAGCACAAACAATACTgtcgagtatgaagcctacattatgcgtatgaatatggcaatcgaccaagatgttgaAGAACTATTGATCATGGGAGATTCGAACTTTATTATCCGACAAagtcagggtgaatgggaaacccgGGATATCAAGCTTATTCCATATATGCAACATGTGGAGGATCTTAGTAAACGGTTCAAGTcagtcgagttcaggtacattcctcatTTTCACAATGAGTTGACTTATGCAGttgctactttggcgtcaatgttgccaTATCCAGGCAATCTCCACATTGACccgttggaaatccaaatccaagaAAGGCACGGTTACTGCAATACGGTTGAGGCAAAATCGGATGTTcggccatggtatcatgatatcatgAGATTTCTAGAAACTAAAGAATATCCCGATCAAGCcaatggagaccaaaagagaactatTAGACGATTTGCAAGCGATTTCTTCTTGAGCGGtgaggtcttgtacaaaaggactccagatctcaacttgttaagatatGTTGATGCCGAAGAGGCcagaagaatcatgtatgaagtgcacgcaggagtgtatggaccccatatgaatgggtatgttttggAAAAGAAGATCCTTtga